Proteins from a genomic interval of Macrobrachium nipponense isolate FS-2020 chromosome 33, ASM1510439v2, whole genome shotgun sequence:
- the LOC135203084 gene encoding MICOS complex subunit MIC13-like, with amino-acid sequence MNKVLKAAWFATKVGIGGGVVYITIDQGIWGNSHQSSAVYDRLYDIMPGTKKVSEKYLLLPKPDDVNVNFRSYWNSGVFYTFDFVANIPQKIGNVKNMVVGFVSSSAQSSSPADTPKPEATSKTEETPAEENSAEHAAPAETVTPPSDAPQSEEKVE; translated from the exons ATGAATAAAGTACTGAAAGCAGCATG gttTGCCACCAAAGTAGGCATTGGTGGCGGAGTAGTGTACATCACAATCGACCAAGGGATATGGGGCAATAGTCACCAGTCTTCTGCTGTATATGATAGGTTGTATGACATCATGCCAGGAACGAAGAAAGTATCAGAAAAG TACTTATTGCTGCCAAAACCAGATGATGTCAACGTAAACTTCAGAAGTTACTGGAACAGTGGTGTGTTTTACACATTTGATTTTGTTGCAAATATCCCACAAAAAATTGGTAATGTGAAGAATATGGTTGTAGGTTTTGTTTCTTCTAGTGCACAGTCTAGTTCCCCAGCTGACACCCCTAAACCAGAGGCCACTTCTAAAACAGAAGAGACTCCTGCAGAAGAAAATAGTGCGGAACATGCTGCTCCTGCAGAAACTGTTACCCCTCCTTCAGATGCACCACAATCTGAAGAGAAGGTTGAGTGA